From a single Mycosarcoma maydis chromosome 2, whole genome shotgun sequence genomic region:
- a CDS encoding uncharacterized protein (related to PPX1 - Exopolyphosphatase), with protein sequence MVRFIQSKSRASAAALVLGLASALTHGRAVSKINEAIFALQDSSEQAAFSIDKHFQVSSVVHSSEAYNATPEALSNGQVRPLDYWTREEGVGHFSEWSKATKLAFLSDWVRGKGDEWTLVQGNEGGDLDSMTAALAWAYHLSHSTLHHPQPRKAIALLQTPLDALDLRPENKVALNNSRMSSGHRDLLTIDELPAHPKEIAKKIKGIVLVDHPVPLSVWNDAKVLGIIDHHSDRGVAPHANPRIFEQVASCTTLVAKQLLNELEAIPKPPEGPGEYHMPHELLELILDAIAIDSDGLNPKKSTATDAEVSKRILARSNWHNESLPKVMKRLDKELGKAKRDLSHLSVRDLLRRDWKGDVVQTIDPATPDIHLGFASTPVSLDDQISRTRRRTIQSWFKVERRWTAEIRADVSLCLNKYKNKHGDKVREIVLTVRHDHRIDRKQADSLFKQIGKALAKRFELEKHPKMKHVDEFGRQMVWIHGDRSAGRKIVRPIVEEAVKNWVSP encoded by the coding sequence ATGGTGCGGTTCATCCAGTCGAAGAGTCGAGCCAGTGCGGCGGCACTGGTTTTGGGCCTAGCTTCAGCGTTGACACACGGTCGAGCAGTGTCCAAGATCAATGAGGCTATCTTTGCTCTACAGGActcgagcgagcaagctgcgTTTTCGATCGACAAGCATTTCCAGGTATCGAGCGTGGTGCACTCCTCAGAAGCATACAATGCAACGCCAGAGGCCCTCTCGAACGGTCAAGTTCGGCCTCTCGACTATTGGACGCGGGAGGAAGGCGTTGGTCACTTTTCCGAATGGTCCAAAGCGACCAAGCTCGCCTTCTTATCCGATTGGGTCAGGGGCAAGGGAGACGAATGGACGCTGGTCCAGGGAAACGAAGGAGGCGACCTAGATTCTATGACAGCCGCCTTAGCTTGGGCCTACCATCTTTCGCATTCAACGCTTCATCATCCACAACCGCGCAAAGCCATCGCCCTCCTCCAGACGCCCCTCGACGCGCTCGACCTGAGGCCGGAGAACAAGGTGGCGCTCAACAACTCCAGGATGAGCTCTGGCCATCGCGATTTGCTGACTATCGATGAGCTGCCTGCTCACCCCAAGGAAATTGCCAAGAAGATCAAAGGCATTGTCCTGGTCGATCATCCAGTACCACTGAGCGTGTGGAACGATGCCAAGGTGCTGGGGATTATCGATCATCATTCGGATCGTGGCGTTGCGCCGCATGCTAATCCAAGGATTTTCGAACAGGTGGCCAGCTGTACGACGCTTGTCGCTAAGCAGTTGTTgaacgagctcgaggcgaTCCCTAAACCTCCCGAAGGTCCAGGAGAGTACCATATGCCGCATgagttgctcgagctgatccTGGATGCTATTGCGATCGACTCTGATGGTCTCAATCCGAAAAAGTCGACCGCAACCGATGCAGAAGTCTCGAAGCGGATTCTGGCACGTAGCAATTGGCACAATGAAAGTCTACCTAAAGTCATGAAACGTCTCGACAAAGAGCTCGGAAAAGCCAAACGCGATCTATCGCATCTCTCCGTCCGCGACCTCCTCCGCCGCGACTGGAAAGGCGACGTGGTACAAACCATCGATCCCGCCACGCCCGacatccacctcggcttTGCATCCACCCCAGTCTCTCTCGACGACCAGATCTCCCGTACGCGAAGACGAACCATCCAATCCTGGTTCAAAGTCGAACGTCGTTGGACTGCTGAGATCCGCGCCGACGTCAGTCTGTGCTTGAACAAGTACAAGAACAAGCACGGCGACAAGGTTCGAGAGATCGTGCTGACGGTAAGGCATGATCATCGAATCGATCGGAAACAAGCGGATAGCCTGTTCAAGCAGATTGGTAAAGCGCTGGccaagcgcttcgagctcgagaaaCATCCCAAGATGAAGCACGTAGATGAGTTTGGAAGGCAGATGGTCTGGATACACGGAGATCGATCAGCGGGCAGAAAGATCGTCAGGCCCATTGTAGAGGAGGCGGTGAAGAACTGGGTTAGTCCTTGA
- a CDS encoding decapping enzyme complex catalytic subunit (related to decapping enzyme), which translates to MPSRPKENVWNYPRPPALQPTSARLRVIWVTPSKQELVIAETTQGYRVLETSHPPTYYFPPSSVKMDLIKPSKARRTMCEWKGMAAYHDLQFNKDQGPVVTGRIWSYPQPTPGFSSIKDYLCFYASSQTDPERLGQWKCMVDDDEVKAQEGDFYGSWITPEITGGDRGFKGATMEPCTSSLERDPLAAYKGLTFQETLEDLSSRFIVNLPSDELSSIERICFQVEQAHWFYEDFLRPLNPALPSQGLRRFSYNLLQTASMVVPLIQRYITGGSGQQDLEAAFDEFLKYKTRVPVCGAILLAEDWNKCLLVKGWKSSAAWGFPKGKINQNEAERDCAIREVLEETGYDCSSLLPEDSQDFMDLTMREQRLRLYIVPGVKESTKFETLTRKEISKIAWFKLSDLPTWKKSKDPPPGMGGKFYLISPFIGRLRQWIHANKATHPNRPAAKSGPVIEHATSSPVPSAAKGAAAAAVPSFVDTNSLFPAFSGENKASQNKVEPLPAPPTSDKLKALLGLSSPTPDPARAAVSNLADGQSATTTKAFDQMFPGAGANMIQASGDERGQQLLSLLMNSHSASQGQAASASNSASAEDRATLLLSALNRSAVAKEGESVFTAPGPNPLLNMLNDPSRSQSPLPAPRPQKSGQAQKLLQMLSHDQSLSQGSLVSFDGNSQVPSNGAAPQDAPASIAPQTDTLLRMLQPASHNRLPSPQSPPAQAAPKNDLLSILTVGLPSAGRAGSNEGPFPRPNHVYDGSMGGFHPNQPFSFPPPPPNMMPAGMMPPGSGGLHPFHMGPMPPAPGSVHPQGPPNGWFMPPQPNFAPYSSGPPS; encoded by the exons atgcCTTCGCGGCCGAAGGAAAATGTCTGGAACTATCCCAGACCTCCTGCTCTCCAGCCGACCTCAGCCAGGCTGAGGGTCATCTGGGTCACTCCTTCCAAGCAGGAGCTGGTTATTGCCGAAACCACGCAAGGCTACCGTGTGCTCGAGACCTCTCACCCACCCACGTACTACTTTCCACCCAGCAGCGTCAAGATGGACCTCATCAAGCCGTCCAAGGCCAGGCGCACCATGTGCGAATGGAAGGGTATGGCTGCCTACCACGATCTCCAGTTCAACAAGGATCAAGGCCCCGTCGTCACAGGTCGCATCTGGTCATATCCCCAGCCAACCCCCGGCTTCTCTTCGATCAAGGACTATCTCTGTTTCTATGCGTCCAGTCAGACCGATCCTGAGCGTCTAGGTCAATGGAAGTGCAtggtcgacgacgatgaggtCAAGgctcaagaaggcgacTTTT ATGGTTCTTGGATAACCCCTGAGATTACTGGCGGCGACCGAGGTTTTAAAGGAG CTACAATGGAACCTTGCACGAGCTCATTGGAACGTGACCCTCTTGCCGCCTATAAAGGACTTACTTTCCAAGAGACGCTAGAGGATCTTAGCAGTCGATTTATTGTCAACCTTCCATCAGACGAGCTGTCGTCcatcgagcgcatctgCTTTCAAGTGGAACAGGCCCACTGGTTCTACGAAGACTTTCTCCGCCCGCTCAATCCGGCCCTTCCATCTCAGGGTCTTCGCCGCTTCTCCTATAACCTGCTTCAGACCGCTTCAATGGTTGTGCCGCTCATTCAACGCTATATCACTGGCGGCAGCGGGCAACAAGACCTCGAGGCTGCTTTTGACGAGTTTCTTAAGTACAAAACGCGTGTACCCGTCTGCGGTgccatcttgctcgccgaAGACTGGAACAAGTGTCTCTTGGTCAAGGGCTGGAAGTCTTCGGCAGCGTGGGGATTTCCGAAGGGCAAGATCAACCAGAACGAGGCAGAACGTGATTGCGCCATCCGCGAGGTGCTGGAAGAGACTGGATACGACTGCAGCTCGCTCTTGCCGGAAGACAGCCAAGACTTTATGGACCTAACGATGCGAGAACAGCGCCTTCGTCTCTACATTGTGCCCGGTGTAAAGGAGAGCACCAAGTTCGAGACCTTGACACGCAAGGAGATCTCCAAGATCGCTTGGTTCAAGTTGAGTGATCTGCCCACGTGGAAGAAGTCAAAAGACCCACCTCCGGGCATGGGCGGCAAGTTCTATCTCATTTCGCCATTTATCGGACGTTTGAGGCAGTGGATTCATGCCAACAAGGCAACTCATCCGAACCGTCCGGCGGCCAAGTCGGGTCCCGTTATCGAGCACGCCACCTCCTCACCAGTCCCCTCTGCGGCCAAGGGTGCGGCCGCAGCGGCAGTGCCATCGTTTGTCGATACGAATTCGCTCTTTCCGGCATTCTCTGGCGAGAACAAGGCTTCACAGAACAAGGTTGAGCCACTGCCGGCTCCTCCAACCAGtgacaagctcaaagcgCTGCTTGGTCTTTCGTCTCCTACGCCAGATCCTGCTCGTGCAGCCGTGTCAAACCTGGCGGATGGACAATCAGCAACCACCACCAAGGCCTTCGATCAAATGTTCCCTGGCGCAGGTGCCAACATGATTCAAGCCAGCGGTGACGAACGTGGGCAGCAACTTCTCTCACTATTGATGAATTCGCACTCAGCATCGCAAGGCCAGGCAGCCAGTGCTTCCAACTCAGCCTCGGCTGAAGATCGTGCCACTCTCCTGCTATCCGCTCTCAATCGTTCTGCCGTCGCCAAAGAGGGAGAGTCTGTTTTTACAGCTCCTGGTCCCAATCCGTTGCTGAACATGCTAAATGACCCATCCCGAAGCCAGTCACCGCTACCAGCTCCTCGACCACAGAAGTCTGGTCAGGCTCAGAAGCTCTTGCAAATGCTGAGCCATGATCAAAGCTTGTCGCAGGGCAGTCTTGTCTCTTTTGATGGGAACAGCCAGGTACCCTCAAATGGCGCCGCACCCCAAGATGCACCCGCGTCCATCGCTCCCCAGACTGACACGCTTCTGCGCATGCTGCAGCCCGCATCGCATAATCGTCTGCCCAGTCCGCAGTCGCCtccagcacaagcagcgccCAAGAACGACTTGCTGTCTATACTGACTGTTGGGCTGCCATCCGCAGGTCGCGCTGGGTCCAACGAGGGGCCTTTCCCTCGACCAAATCACGTATACGATGGTTCGATGGGTGGTTTCCACCCCAACCAACCTTTCTCTTTtccacctcctccaccaAACATGATGCCTGCTGGCATGATGCCTCCTGGAAGTGGAGGATTGCATCCGTTCCATATGGGTCCAATGCCACCTGCTCCAGGGTCCGTTCATCCCCAAGGTCCGCCGAATGGCTGGTTCATGCCTCCACAACCCAACTTCGCGCCTTACTCATCCGGTCCTCCCTCTTGA
- a CDS encoding putative cystathionine gamma-lyase (related to CYS3 - cystathionine gamma-lyase) has protein sequence MTISSTNGVSNDNGHADVLVSSGFSTKAIHVGSEPNAATGAVIPPISLSSTFAQDGIGNHKGYEYSRSGNPNRDSFERALAALEGGSRGLAFSSGSAVTATVLNSMPSGSHIVSVNDVYGGTYRYFTKVATVSQGIRTSFVEMDGPEAEVSERVNAAIRKETSLVWIETPTNPTLRVIDVPLIVKLVRNHPNASKDIKIVVDNTFMSPWFQNPLAHGADLVMHSVTKYLNGHSDVVMGAAVTNDEAWADRLAFLQNSIGAIPSPFDCWLALRGLKTLALRMKAHGASALAIAQFLENHPSVETVIYPGLPSHPGHEVARRQISKRAAAAGPSNSNGAFAYGGMISFRIKSNPADDEPADKLLSNLNVFTLAESLGGVESLIELPSKMTHGSVALEDRIKIGIGHNLIRVSVGIEETADLIQDLERGLKAAGL, from the coding sequence ATGACAATTTCAAGTACCAACGGCGTCTCCAATGACAACGGGCATGCTGACGTGCTTGTCTCCTCGGGCTTCTCCACCAAGGCCATTCATGTCGGTTCCGAGCCCAACGCAGCCACAGGCGCTGTCATTCCACCCATCAGTCTGAGCTCCACATTTGCCCAGGATGGTATCGGAAACCACAAGGGCTACGAATACTCTCGTTCAGGAAACCCAAACCGCGATTCTTTTGAGCgcgcgcttgctgctctcgagGGTGGCAGCCGCGGTCTCGCCTTCTCTTCTGGTTCTGCCGTGACCGCGACGgtgctcaactcgatgcCTTCTGGCTCGCACATTGTCAGCGTCAACGATGTCTACGGTGGTACCTACCGTTATTTTACCAAGGTAGCCACCGTTTCACAAGGCATTCGGACCAGCTttgtcgagatggatggaCCCGAGGCTGAGGTGAGCGAGCGTGTCAACGCTGCCATCCGTAAAGAGACATCGCTCGTCTGGATTGAGACTCCCACCAACCCCACGCTCCGTGTGATCGACGTGCCTCTGATTGTCAAGCTCGTACGAAACCACCCGAACGCAAGCAAGGACATCAAGATCGTTGTCGACAACACTTTCATGAGCCCATGGTTCCAGAATCCTCTTGCTCACGGTGCCGATCTTGTAATGCACAGTGTCACCAAGTATCTCAACGGCCACAGCGATGTTGTCATGGGTGCTGCGGTCACCAACGACGAGGCCTGGGCCGACCGCCTCGCTTTTCTGCAAAACAGTATCGGTGCTATCCCATCTCCCTTCGACTGCTGGCTCGCCTTGCGCGGTCTCAAGACGCTTGCGCTGCGTATGAAGGCACACGGCGCGTCTGCTTTGGCTATTGCTCAGTTCCTCGAAAATCACCCATCTGTCGAGACCGTAATCTACCCGGGCCTCCCTTCACACCCTGGTCACGAGGTGGCACGACGACAGATCTCGAaacgtgctgctgctgcaggcCCTTCCAACTCCAACGGCGCGTTTGCTTATGGAGGAATGATCTCGTTCCGCATTAAGTCGAATCCTGCTGACGACGAACCCGCCGACAAGCTGCTGTCCAACCTCAACGTCTTCACACTCGCCGAGTCGCTCGGTGGTGTCGAGAGTCTGATCGAGCTGCCCTCTAAGATGACTCACGGCTCGGTAGCGCTCGAGGACAGGATCAAGATCGGTATCGGCCACAACCTCATTCGTGTCAGTGTCGGTATCGAGGAGACAGCCGACCTAATTCAGGATCTCGAGCGCGGTCTCAAGGCTGCTGGTCTCTGA
- a CDS encoding uncharacterized protein (related to HST1 - silencing protein), whose amino-acid sequence MGGKAFQRSTSADLVVVGSSNGNAIAASTSTSTHVPSTMNGATNSSAAQAAAALPPAEASYQSMDSEELSALEEMAEGESESDTEIDRLLDAAADAFPPETVSLMIKDLKQRGIVTFLQTYIVPDPAPLRIKHLLLALGVFLPRSIRESDAPLDTLLPILKTALARILRRREKLPQYNTISDALDLLSTRKRIMILSGAGISVSCGIPDFRSKDGIYAILQSEGQYELDDPQDMFDKTFFLSNPSMFYSFAHKIFPSNFVPSSAHRFIKLIEERGQLLRNYSQNIDTLEQLVGIERVLQCHGSFASASCTDPTCGFRCKGSEIAEAIFKQSVPSCPRCEQRKLTQAAAAKPSKKKRKVGNGKSWRPTDESDDDNEDLNDETSLPGFGILKPDITFFGEKLSSSFDHALLADREQVDLLIVMGTSLKVAPVSEILGHIPHSTPVILINKTPILHLATDIMLLGDCDRIVEYLCRKLGWNLPSIQPSRDVVGTQAAEEVKHKVEEQEERAHDINKAETKVVVDDDKEEVEEPERLMNSHAWLFEGAEPGRLPALLAEMEEEEEEGETDDEDGEREQDEPRDKVLPADLSSAHSQQAPS is encoded by the coding sequence ATGGGCGGCAAAGCCTTCCAAAGATCTACTTCAGCGGACCTTGTCGTGGTCGGAAGTAGCAACGGCAACGCAATTgcagcatcaacatcgacatcgaccCATGTACCATCAACAATGAACGGTGCTACAAACTCATCTGCGGCGCAAGCAGCCGCGGCCTTACCTCCTGCAGAGGCCTCGTACCAATCTATGGACTCGGAAGAGCTTTCTGCACTCGAAGAGATGGCCGAAGGCGAGTCTGAATCCGATACCGAGATCGATCGACTCCTCGACGCAGCCGCCGACGCCTTCCCTCCCGAAACCGTCTCGCTCATGATTAAGGATCTCAAGCAGCGCGGCATCGTCACCTTTCTCCAAACTTACATCGTACCCGATCCAGCTCCGCTGCGCATCAAACACCTCCTTCTCGCATTGGGCGTCTTCCTGCCTCGTTCGATACGCGAATCCGATGCACCGCTCGACACCCTCCTTCCCATCCTGAAAAccgcgctcgctcgcatccttcgacgtcgagaaAAACTGCCACAATATAACACCATCTCCGATGCACTCGATCTCCTCTCAACCCGCAAACGAATCATGATCCTCTCTGGTGCCGGCATCTCGGTCTCTTGCGGCATCCCCGACTTTCGCTCCAAGGACGGCATCTATGCCATCCTCCAATCTGAAGGACAGTACGAACTTGACGACCCACAAGACATGTTTGACAAGACCTTCTTTCTCTCCAATCCGTCAATGTTCTACTCCTTTGCGCACAAGATCTTCCCCAGCAATTTTGTGCCTAGCTCTGCACATCGGTTCATCAAACTCATCGAAGAGAGGGGCCAGTTGTTGAGAAATTACAGTCAGAACATTGACACGTTAGAGCAGCTAGTGGGGATCGAGCGGGTGTTGCAGTGTCATGGAAGCTTTGCTAGTGCTAGCTGTACGGATCCGACATGTGGGTTCAGGTGTAAGGGGAGTGAGATTGCCGAAGCGATCTTCAAGCAGAGCGTACCGAGTTGTCCTCGGTGCGAGCAACGGAAGCTGACACAAGCAGCTGCggccaagccgagcaagaagaagcgcaaagtTGGGAATGGGAAGAGTTGGAGACCAACTGATGAatccgacgacgacaacgaggATCTCAACGACGAGACCTCGCTACCTGGATTCGGCATCCTTAAACCTGACATTACATTTTTCGGCGAGAAACTCTCTTCGTCCTTCGATCACGCCCTACTGGCAGATCGAGAGCAGGTGGACCTGCTCATCGTCATGGGTACCTCGCTCAAAGTCGCACCTGTATCCGAGATTCTCGGCCACATCCCACACTCAACCCCGGTAATTCTGATCAACAAGACGCCAATCCTCCACTTGGCAACGGATATCATGTTGTTGGGAGATTGCGACCGCATCGTCGAGTATCTCTGTCGCAAACTCGGATGGAATTTGCCGTCGATCCAGCCGAGCAGAGATGTGGTGGGTACGCAGGCGGCGGAAGAGGTCAAGCATAAGGTAgaagagcaggaagagcgCGCGCATGACATCAACAAGGCCGAAACGAAGGTGgtggtcgacgacgacaaggaagaggtggaggaaCCGGAAAGATTGATGAACAGCCACGCTTGGCTGTTCGAAGGCGCAGAGCCTGGACGCTTGCCAGCATTGCTCGCGGagatggaggaggaggaagaggagggagaaaccgacgacgaggatggtgaaCGGGAACAAGACGAGCCACGAGACAAGGTTCTCCCTGCAGATCTGTCCTCGGCGCATTCACAACAGGCTCCATCATAA